The Salinispora tropica CNB-440 genome has a window encoding:
- the hisB gene encoding imidazoleglycerol-phosphate dehydratase HisB, protein MSRTARVERVTKETKVLVEIDLDGSGKADIETGVGFYDHMLHQIARHGGFDLTVHTVGDLHIDAHHTMEDTALALGSAVDRALGDRAGIRRYGSATVPMDEVLVRAAVDISGRPYVVHDEPPLAPYIGPVYPTSMTRHVWESFGQSARVTLHVDVLRAARPGGHPDAHHVVEAQFKAVSRALREATAVDPRFTGVVPSTKGTL, encoded by the coding sequence ATGAGTCGCACCGCCCGGGTCGAGCGGGTCACCAAGGAGACCAAGGTCCTCGTCGAGATTGACCTCGACGGTAGTGGCAAGGCTGATATCGAGACCGGTGTCGGCTTCTACGACCACATGCTGCACCAGATCGCCCGGCACGGGGGGTTTGATCTCACCGTGCACACGGTCGGCGATCTTCACATTGACGCTCATCACACGATGGAGGACACGGCGTTGGCGCTGGGCTCCGCGGTTGATCGTGCGCTGGGGGACCGGGCCGGTATCCGGCGGTACGGCTCGGCCACCGTCCCGATGGACGAGGTGTTGGTCCGCGCAGCCGTCGACATTTCGGGTCGGCCGTACGTTGTGCACGATGAGCCGCCGCTCGCTCCGTACATCGGACCGGTCTATCCCACCAGCATGACCCGACACGTCTGGGAGTCCTTCGGCCAGTCGGCCCGGGTCACGCTGCACGTCGACGTGCTGCGGGCAGCCCGACCGGGCGGGCACCCGGACGCGCACCACGTGGTGGAGGCCCAGTTCAAGGCGGTGTCCCGGGCGCTGCGTGAGGCGACGGCCGTGGATCCGCGGTTTACCGGTGTCGTGCCCAGCACGAAGGGGACACTGTGA
- a CDS encoding AAA family ATPase: MELGGRAVEGSETGWGQPAEPAPRWRALLDRARLGSRAAEPAGSDRSGPAAPVEPLPRRAAGNGYAARVPATGSHVPGVGSPPTELSYGAEARTYGADPRDAGERGEPAYRAEPAYRAEPAYRAEPGYHAPPAPAPEPRYSEPESPPARSRYALLDNGYRHAPPSENGYRSDTAYRSDPGYQADPGYRSENDYYPEPAYQPAVSRGYARVEWRPPSAPSGSERAATVLRGELGSPRVLAFANPKGGVHKTTATVLAAATVGSVRGRGVLAWDDNELRGTLGLRAGSARHARTIRHLISDLAHIEIKDGPELLDQLDDYLRHASDGSYDVLAGEESPRFAQRLDQFTVRRVLELLRRTHDVICVDTGNNVESPNWRTVMQAADQLVVTTVPREDAAFSADWMLDLLHEVGMGELADNAVTLISCPTPGHSELRADLERHFATRTRAVTVVPYDPILESGSSIEYHQLQPATREAWLSATAVMLEPFAR, from the coding sequence ATGGAGCTGGGAGGGCGAGCCGTGGAGGGCAGCGAGACCGGCTGGGGTCAGCCGGCCGAACCGGCACCCCGGTGGCGGGCGTTGCTCGACCGGGCGCGGCTCGGTAGCCGTGCAGCCGAGCCGGCCGGGTCGGACCGGTCGGGGCCTGCCGCCCCGGTCGAGCCATTGCCCCGACGAGCCGCCGGCAACGGCTACGCGGCCCGCGTGCCGGCAACCGGGTCGCATGTGCCGGGTGTCGGCTCGCCGCCTACCGAGCTGTCGTATGGCGCGGAGGCGCGAACGTACGGGGCTGATCCGCGGGACGCCGGGGAGCGGGGTGAGCCGGCGTACCGGGCCGAGCCGGCGTACCGGGCCGAGCCGGCGTACCGGGCCGAGCCGGGCTACCACGCCCCACCGGCTCCTGCTCCGGAGCCCCGCTACTCCGAACCGGAGTCACCGCCAGCGCGGTCCCGCTACGCCTTACTCGACAATGGTTACCGGCACGCGCCGCCGTCCGAGAACGGCTACCGGTCTGATACGGCGTATCGGTCAGATCCGGGGTACCAGGCTGATCCTGGATATCGGTCGGAGAACGACTACTACCCTGAGCCGGCGTACCAGCCCGCGGTGAGTCGGGGCTACGCCAGGGTGGAGTGGCGGCCGCCGTCCGCCCCGAGTGGATCGGAGCGCGCGGCCACCGTACTCCGGGGGGAGCTCGGTAGCCCCCGGGTGCTGGCGTTCGCGAATCCCAAAGGTGGCGTGCACAAAACCACGGCGACCGTGCTGGCCGCCGCAACCGTCGGCAGCGTGCGTGGCCGGGGCGTGCTGGCCTGGGACGACAACGAGCTACGGGGCACGCTCGGTCTGCGTGCGGGCAGCGCCCGGCACGCCCGTACGATCCGGCATCTGATCAGCGACCTTGCGCACATCGAGATCAAGGATGGGCCGGAGTTGCTGGACCAGCTCGACGACTATCTCCGGCACGCCTCGGACGGCTCGTACGACGTGCTGGCGGGTGAGGAGAGTCCCCGTTTCGCCCAGCGGCTCGACCAGTTCACCGTCCGGCGGGTGCTGGAGCTGCTCCGTCGCACGCACGACGTGATCTGCGTGGACACCGGCAACAACGTGGAGAGCCCCAACTGGCGTACCGTGATGCAGGCCGCCGACCAACTCGTGGTCACCACGGTGCCGCGGGAGGACGCCGCGTTCAGCGCTGACTGGATGCTCGACCTTCTGCACGAGGTCGGCATGGGGGAGTTGGCCGACAACGCGGTGACCCTGATCTCGTGTCCGACTCCCGGACACAGTGAGCTCCGGGCCGACCTGGAACGCCACTTCGCTACCCGGACTCGGGCGGTGACCGTGGTTCCGTATGACCCGATCTTGGAGTCCGGCTCGTCAATCGAGTACCACCAGCTCCAGCCAGCGACCCGGGAGGCGTGGTTGAGTGCCACCGCGGTGATGCTGGAGCCGTTCGCCCGCTGA
- a CDS encoding MarR family winged helix-turn-helix transcriptional regulator, with the protein MTDELVLRGQVCFALYTASRALTDVYRPILAEFGLTYPQYLALLVLWEYEHEEPLTVSGLGARLHLDSGTLSPLLKRLEAAGLVVRRRSAVDERRVAVELTAAGSALRGRMADVPRRMTQATGLGADDLVELRDTLTRVTRTIHQHKEQ; encoded by the coding sequence GTGACCGATGAACTGGTGCTGCGGGGGCAGGTGTGCTTCGCGCTCTATACCGCATCGCGCGCGTTGACCGACGTGTATCGGCCGATCCTCGCCGAGTTCGGCCTGACGTATCCGCAGTATCTCGCGCTGCTCGTGCTCTGGGAGTACGAACACGAAGAGCCGCTGACCGTCTCCGGGCTTGGCGCTCGGCTACATCTGGACTCCGGCACGCTCTCCCCGCTGCTCAAACGGCTGGAGGCAGCGGGCCTGGTGGTTCGGCGGCGATCGGCGGTCGACGAGCGGCGGGTGGCGGTGGAGTTGACCGCGGCGGGGTCGGCCCTGCGCGGGCGCATGGCCGACGTTCCCCGCCGGATGACCCAGGCAACCGGGCTGGGCGCCGATGATCTTGTCGAGTTGCGCGACACCCTCACCCGAGTCACCAGGACGATCCACCAACACAAGGAGCAGTAG
- the hisF gene encoding imidazole glycerol phosphate synthase subunit HisF, with protein MSLAVRVIPCLDVDAGRVVKGVNFLDLRDAGDPVERAAAYDRAGADELTFLDVTASVSDRGTMLDVVRRTAESVFIPLTVGGGVRQVSDVDALLRAGADKVGVNTAAIARPELIAEIADRFGRQVLVLSLDVRRASSGTTASGFEVTTHGGRRGAGIDAIDWARRGAELGAGEILLNSMSADGTKTGFDLELIRAVRAVVNVPVVASGGAGAAGHFPPAIDAGADAVLAASVFHFGELTVGEVKDALRGKGHPVR; from the coding sequence ATGTCCCTGGCCGTACGCGTGATTCCCTGCCTTGACGTGGACGCTGGGCGGGTGGTCAAAGGTGTCAACTTCCTGGACCTGCGGGACGCGGGTGATCCGGTGGAGCGGGCCGCGGCGTACGACCGGGCGGGCGCTGACGAGCTGACGTTCCTGGATGTCACCGCCTCCGTGAGCGACCGCGGCACGATGCTGGACGTGGTCCGCCGCACCGCTGAGTCAGTCTTTATTCCGCTCACCGTTGGTGGCGGGGTGCGGCAGGTCAGTGACGTCGACGCGCTGCTGCGCGCGGGCGCGGACAAGGTCGGCGTGAACACCGCCGCGATTGCCCGCCCCGAGTTGATCGCTGAGATCGCTGACCGGTTCGGTCGGCAGGTACTGGTGCTCTCCCTCGACGTACGGCGCGCCTCCTCCGGCACCACGGCCAGCGGGTTCGAGGTGACCACTCACGGCGGTCGACGTGGTGCCGGCATCGATGCCATCGACTGGGCGCGGCGCGGCGCCGAGCTGGGTGCGGGTGAGATCCTGCTCAACTCGATGAGTGCCGACGGCACCAAGACCGGTTTTGACCTGGAGCTGATCCGCGCGGTGCGGGCGGTGGTCAACGTTCCCGTGGTCGCCAGCGGGGGTGCGGGCGCGGCGGGTCACTTCCCACCAGCGATCGACGCTGGCGCCGACGCGGTGCTCGCCGCGAGCGTCTTCCACTTCGGCGAACTCACCGTCGGCGAGGTCAAGGACGCGCTTCGCGGGAAGGGCCACCCGGTTCGCTGA
- the hisD gene encoding histidinol dehydrogenase has translation MLHRIDLRDGVRDPRRLLPRARLDVSAAVERIRPLVEEVREHGYSAIRAASERFDGVSPEVLRVPVQAIAEAEGALDPRVRAALLESINRARRVHAAQRRSDHTTQVVPGGTVTERWVPVDRVGLYVPGGLAMYPSTVVMNVVPAQEAGVRSLVVASPPRKDNGGLPDRRVLAACALLGVDEVYAVGGAQAVAMLAYGSSVDPDSTAFCTPVDLITGPGNIWVTAAKRLLRGVVGIDAEAGPTEIAILADHTADPVHVAADLISQAEHDPLAASVLVTPSVELADAVDRELARQVPATRHTERVDTALTGEQSGIVLVADLAAGLRVVDAYAAEHLEIQTENAREWALRVRNAGAIFVGAWSPVSLGDYCAGSNHVLPTGGCARHSSGLSVQSFLRGVHLVEYTQDALRDVAPHVVALATVEDLPAHGQAVTARLSEEAS, from the coding sequence GTGTTGCATCGGATCGACCTACGAGACGGGGTTCGTGACCCACGTCGCCTGCTGCCCCGTGCCCGGCTTGATGTCTCCGCGGCTGTCGAGCGGATCCGCCCGCTCGTGGAGGAGGTGCGGGAGCATGGCTACTCGGCGATCCGAGCGGCGAGCGAGCGGTTCGACGGGGTTTCTCCGGAGGTGCTGCGGGTCCCGGTGCAGGCGATCGCCGAGGCGGAGGGGGCGCTTGACCCGCGGGTCCGCGCCGCGTTGTTGGAGTCGATCAACCGGGCCCGCCGGGTACACGCCGCGCAGCGGCGCAGCGACCACACCACGCAGGTCGTGCCGGGTGGCACGGTCACCGAGCGTTGGGTTCCGGTTGACCGGGTCGGACTCTACGTGCCCGGTGGTCTGGCGATGTACCCGTCAACGGTGGTCATGAACGTCGTGCCCGCGCAGGAAGCCGGGGTGCGTTCGTTGGTCGTGGCCAGTCCACCGCGCAAGGACAACGGCGGGTTGCCCGACCGGCGGGTGCTCGCCGCCTGCGCCCTGCTTGGGGTAGACGAGGTGTACGCCGTCGGCGGGGCCCAGGCAGTGGCGATGCTCGCGTACGGCAGCTCGGTGGATCCTGACAGCACCGCCTTCTGTACGCCGGTTGACCTGATCACCGGCCCGGGCAACATCTGGGTCACCGCCGCCAAGCGGTTACTGCGCGGCGTGGTCGGCATCGACGCCGAGGCCGGGCCCACCGAAATCGCAATTCTGGCTGACCACACCGCCGATCCGGTGCATGTGGCCGCCGACCTGATCAGCCAGGCCGAGCACGACCCACTTGCGGCGAGCGTGCTGGTCACGCCGTCGGTGGAGCTGGCCGACGCGGTGGACCGGGAGCTTGCCCGGCAGGTACCGGCGACCCGGCACACCGAGCGGGTTGACACCGCCCTCACCGGGGAGCAGAGCGGCATCGTCCTCGTTGCGGACCTGGCGGCCGGGCTGCGGGTGGTTGACGCGTACGCGGCCGAGCATCTGGAGATCCAGACCGAGAATGCCCGGGAGTGGGCGCTGCGGGTGCGCAACGCCGGGGCGATCTTCGTCGGCGCCTGGTCGCCGGTGTCGCTCGGCGACTACTGCGCCGGCTCCAACCATGTGCTGCCCACCGGGGGCTGTGCCCGGCATTCGTCGGGCCTGTCGGTGCAGTCCTTTCTGCGCGGTGTCCATCTGGTGGAGTACACACAGGACGCGCTCCGGGACGTGGCGCCCCACGTGGTCGCCCTGGCGACGGTGGAGGACCTGCCGGCACACGGCCAGGCGGTCACCGCTCGGCTGTCGGAGGAGGCGTCGTGA
- a CDS encoding LON peptidase substrate-binding domain-containing protein: MTARLPVFPLGTVLFPGLVLPLHIFEDRYRALVRHLLALPEQGRREFGVVAIRAGWEVAPTAPDGRPLPGDDVTLHEVGCTAELRQVTELPDGGYDIVTVGRQRFRMGAVDRASAPYLTAEVEWLPEPHTPDEAGELPARVTAVFRQYLSLIRADPEEISEQLPEDPTVLSHLVAATTALTLADRQRLLAIDGTATRLRAELRLLTREVALLRQVRAVPVPLKELASPPTPN, encoded by the coding sequence GTGACTGCGCGGCTGCCGGTGTTCCCGCTCGGGACCGTTCTCTTCCCCGGTCTGGTGCTGCCGCTGCACATCTTCGAGGATCGATACCGTGCGCTGGTGCGCCACCTACTCGCCCTGCCGGAGCAGGGGCGGCGTGAGTTCGGTGTGGTGGCGATCCGGGCCGGTTGGGAGGTCGCTCCCACCGCACCGGACGGCCGCCCGTTGCCCGGCGACGACGTCACGCTGCACGAGGTGGGCTGCACCGCCGAGCTGCGACAGGTGACCGAGCTGCCGGACGGGGGCTACGACATCGTCACCGTGGGTCGGCAGCGGTTCCGGATGGGTGCGGTCGACCGAGCCAGCGCGCCCTACCTGACCGCCGAGGTCGAGTGGCTGCCCGAGCCACACACCCCAGACGAGGCTGGGGAGCTACCCGCCCGGGTGACCGCGGTCTTCCGGCAGTACCTGAGCCTGATCCGCGCCGACCCGGAAGAGATCTCGGAGCAGCTCCCGGAGGATCCGACAGTCCTGTCGCACCTGGTCGCCGCGACGACCGCGCTGACCCTCGCCGACCGACAGCGGTTGCTCGCCATCGACGGTACCGCTACCCGGCTCCGCGCCGAACTGCGGCTGCTCACCCGCGAGGTGGCTCTGCTGCGCCAGGTCCGGGCGGTTCCGGTGCCGCTGAAGGAGTTGGCGTCTCCGCCGACGCCCAACTGA
- a CDS encoding histidinol-phosphate transaminase, whose translation MTSLDDLPIRADLRGLTPYGAPQLDVAVRLNTNENSYPVPDAVAETIGRAIAAELRDLNRYPDRDAVALRDDLAAYLGDGLNLDQVWAANGSNEVHQQLLQAFGGPGRTALGFVPAYSMHPLLALGTGTRWTPARRGVDFGLTVGDAVEQVREHRPDVVFLCSPNNPTGTVLDLAVVAAVLAEAPGMVVVDEAYAEFARAGTVSALSLLSGHPRLVVTRTMSKAFGFAGGRLGYLAADPAVVSALQLVRLPYHLSALTQAAARAALAHRDELLGTVAAIRVQRDRIVTELRARGHRVADSDANFVLFEVGGDQHTAWQVLLDAGVLVRDVGLPGWLRVTAGTRAETDAFLLAMEKLSS comes from the coding sequence GTGACCAGCCTGGACGATCTGCCGATCCGGGCGGACCTGCGCGGGCTGACCCCGTACGGGGCGCCGCAGCTGGACGTGGCGGTTCGGTTGAACACGAATGAGAACTCGTACCCGGTGCCGGACGCGGTGGCCGAGACGATCGGTAGGGCGATCGCCGCCGAGCTGCGGGACCTCAACCGGTATCCGGACCGGGACGCGGTGGCGCTCCGCGACGATCTGGCGGCGTACCTGGGGGATGGGCTCAACCTTGACCAGGTGTGGGCGGCCAACGGCTCCAACGAGGTCCACCAGCAGCTGCTCCAGGCCTTCGGCGGACCGGGACGGACCGCGCTCGGCTTCGTGCCGGCATATTCGATGCATCCGCTGCTGGCGCTCGGCACCGGCACCCGGTGGACGCCGGCCCGGCGTGGCGTGGACTTCGGGCTGACCGTCGGCGATGCGGTGGAACAGGTTCGTGAGCACCGTCCGGACGTGGTCTTTCTCTGCTCACCGAACAACCCCACCGGCACTGTCCTGGACCTGGCCGTGGTCGCCGCCGTGCTGGCCGAGGCACCGGGGATGGTGGTGGTCGACGAGGCGTACGCGGAGTTCGCGCGGGCCGGCACGGTCAGCGCCCTGTCGCTGCTGAGCGGCCATCCCCGGCTGGTGGTGACCCGTACCATGAGTAAGGCGTTTGGGTTTGCCGGCGGTCGGTTGGGTTATCTGGCCGCCGACCCGGCGGTGGTGTCGGCCCTGCAACTGGTCCGGCTGCCGTATCACCTGTCGGCGCTGACCCAGGCAGCGGCACGGGCCGCCCTGGCGCATCGCGACGAGTTGCTGGGCACCGTCGCCGCGATCAGGGTGCAGCGGGACCGGATCGTGACCGAGCTCCGTGCCCGCGGTCACCGGGTCGCCGACAGTGACGCCAACTTCGTGCTGTTCGAGGTCGGCGGGGACCAGCACACCGCGTGGCAGGTCCTGCTCGATGCCGGGGTACTGGTTCGCGACGTTGGCCTGCCCGGCTGGTTGCGGGTCACCGCCGGCACCCGCGCCGAGACCGATGCCTTCCTGCTCGCTATGGAGAAGCTTTCGTCATGA
- a CDS encoding DUF2567 domain-containing protein has translation MSADNLDPDRPSSGAVPPYVESPGDRPAAPYPDRAAAIGPVPPASLTWYGAPPVAGTPRPGLRPQLGWAAAGAFGVVILGVPLGLLWAALAPDTPVVKTESGAVYGESQPEQPIAADGWFSLLGLGFGIVVAVGLWFLLRRFRGPIGLAAAVLGSLGAALVAWQVGQRVGLATFERLLVTAAEGQTFGQPAQLRAGGVEWVGLLPVPYGNVLLPAFGAAVGYTLLAGWSRWPSLRPEPTPEWPAGPGVSWASAETPTPSAAPEPPGPGAAEPPRG, from the coding sequence GTGAGCGCGGACAACCTCGACCCCGACCGGCCCAGTTCCGGGGCCGTACCGCCGTATGTCGAGTCGCCGGGCGATCGCCCCGCCGCGCCATACCCGGATCGTGCTGCCGCCATCGGGCCGGTACCGCCCGCCTCGTTGACCTGGTACGGGGCACCGCCCGTTGCCGGGACGCCGCGGCCGGGGCTCCGGCCGCAGCTCGGGTGGGCGGCGGCGGGAGCGTTCGGGGTGGTGATCCTTGGTGTCCCGCTGGGGTTGCTCTGGGCCGCGCTGGCTCCCGACACCCCGGTGGTAAAGACCGAGTCGGGCGCTGTCTACGGCGAATCGCAGCCGGAGCAGCCGATCGCCGCCGACGGTTGGTTCAGCCTGCTCGGTCTGGGCTTTGGCATCGTGGTCGCGGTCGGCCTCTGGTTCCTGCTGCGCCGCTTCCGGGGCCCGATCGGACTGGCTGCTGCCGTGCTTGGGTCGCTGGGCGCGGCGCTGGTCGCCTGGCAGGTCGGCCAACGGGTGGGGCTGGCCACCTTCGAGCGCCTGTTGGTGACCGCGGCGGAGGGCCAAACCTTCGGACAACCCGCGCAGCTGCGGGCCGGGGGAGTGGAGTGGGTGGGTCTCCTACCGGTGCCGTACGGCAACGTGCTCCTGCCCGCGTTTGGCGCGGCGGTTGGTTACACCCTGTTGGCGGGCTGGTCCCGTTGGCCGTCGTTGCGGCCGGAGCCAACTCCCGAATGGCCCGCTGGGCCGGGCGTCAGTTGGGCGTCGGCGGAGACGCCAACTCCTTCAGCGGCACCGGAACCGCCCGGACCTGGCGCAGCAGAGCCACCTCGCGGGTGA
- the hisH gene encoding imidazole glycerol phosphate synthase subunit HisH, which produces MSRVVVLDYGSGNLRSAERALAAAGADVTVTDDLAAAADADGLVVPGVGAFAACMAGIEALGAGPVIVERVDAGRPVLGICVGMQVLFERGAEHGVVTEGLGLLPGQVGQLPAARLPHMGWNTVSPPADSVLFAGLAQSRFYFVHSYAVGGAAALATAGVAVTTAHHGTEFVAAVERGPLSAVQFHPEKSADTGAALLRNWLNTLSLWAQPTTGRPAGGRR; this is translated from the coding sequence ATGAGCAGGGTCGTGGTGCTGGACTACGGGTCGGGGAATCTCCGCTCCGCGGAGCGCGCCCTCGCGGCGGCCGGCGCGGACGTGACGGTGACCGACGACCTGGCCGCCGCCGCCGATGCGGATGGCTTGGTGGTCCCCGGGGTCGGGGCTTTCGCCGCCTGCATGGCGGGGATTGAGGCGCTGGGCGCCGGTCCGGTGATTGTCGAGCGGGTCGACGCCGGCCGTCCGGTGCTCGGCATCTGCGTCGGTATGCAGGTGCTCTTCGAGCGTGGTGCCGAGCACGGTGTGGTGACCGAAGGTCTTGGACTGTTGCCCGGCCAGGTGGGTCAACTCCCCGCAGCGCGGCTGCCGCACATGGGCTGGAACACGGTCTCTCCGCCGGCCGATTCGGTGCTGTTCGCCGGCCTGGCCCAGAGCCGGTTCTACTTCGTGCACTCGTATGCGGTGGGCGGCGCGGCCGCGTTGGCCACTGCTGGCGTCGCCGTGACCACCGCCCACCATGGGACGGAGTTCGTGGCGGCCGTGGAGCGGGGGCCGCTCAGCGCCGTCCAGTTCCATCCGGAGAAGTCCGCCGACACTGGTGCCGCGCTGCTGCGCAACTGGTTGAACACGCTGTCGTTGTGGGCTCAGCCGACGACCGGCCGTCCCGCTGGGGGGCGTCGGTGA
- a CDS encoding YczE/YyaS/YitT family protein — MTQIGNLSYRPARRLTQLYAGLTLYGVSMALLIRSGLGLDPWDVFHQGLAGHTGLSFGTVTIAVGTLVLLLWIPLRQRPGLGTVSNVVVVGLVVDATLALLPAGLPLATRTALLVGGIVANGTATGLYLGARLGPGPRDGLMTGFVARQPRFSIRLVRTTIEVAVLGLGWLLGGTVGPGTVAYALTIGPLTQFVLPRVTVPLPPNPTPPTSTPVPAPG, encoded by the coding sequence GTGACCCAGATTGGCAATCTCAGCTACCGACCCGCGCGACGGCTGACCCAGCTCTACGCTGGGCTCACCCTCTACGGCGTGAGCATGGCCCTGTTGATCCGCTCCGGCCTCGGCCTGGACCCCTGGGACGTCTTCCACCAAGGGCTCGCCGGGCACACCGGGCTCTCCTTCGGCACGGTGACCATCGCGGTCGGGACGCTGGTGTTGCTGCTGTGGATCCCGCTGCGGCAGCGGCCGGGCCTCGGCACGGTCAGCAATGTGGTGGTGGTCGGGCTCGTGGTGGACGCCACCCTCGCCCTGCTACCGGCGGGCCTGCCGCTCGCCACCCGAACCGCCCTACTCGTCGGCGGGATCGTCGCCAACGGCACGGCAACCGGACTCTATCTCGGCGCCCGGCTCGGCCCCGGCCCCCGCGACGGCCTGATGACCGGCTTCGTCGCCCGCCAGCCACGATTCTCGATCCGGCTCGTCCGCACCACCATCGAGGTCGCCGTACTCGGGCTGGGCTGGCTGCTCGGCGGCACGGTGGGCCCCGGCACGGTGGCGTATGCCCTGACCATCGGCCCGCTGACCCAGTTCGTGCTGCCCCGCGTGACGGTCCCTCTTCCGCCCAACCCCACCCCGCCCACCTCCACCCCGGTCCCGGCTCCCGGTTGA
- a CDS encoding NADP-dependent oxidoreductase, with protein sequence MNSAANREIHLAARPQGWPTEDTFRLATTDVPTPGPGQIVVRNTFMSVDPYMRGRMNDVASYVPPFALDAPLDGGAVGEVVASEADGFAVGDTVLHGLGWREYALLDASTVRTVDPALAPVSTYLGVLGMTGLTAYAGLLEVAAMQPGDTVFVSGAAGAVGSMVGQIAKLRGAGRVVGSAGSPAKVERLRALGFDAAFDYHDGPVLDSLRSAAPDGIDVYFDNVGGEHLEAAIGAMRQNGRAAICGMIAQYNAAEPPAAPRNLAMIISKRLTLRGFIVSDYGQLGEQFVQEVGGWLRDGKLSYDETIIDGIENAPAAFLGLLRGENLGKMLVRV encoded by the coding sequence ATGAATAGCGCCGCAAACCGTGAGATTCATCTGGCCGCACGTCCGCAGGGCTGGCCGACCGAGGACACCTTCCGGTTGGCCACCACCGACGTCCCCACCCCCGGGCCCGGGCAGATCGTCGTCCGCAATACCTTTATGTCTGTCGATCCATATATGCGGGGACGGATGAATGACGTTGCGTCGTACGTCCCGCCCTTCGCGTTGGACGCACCGCTCGACGGCGGGGCGGTCGGCGAGGTGGTGGCGAGCGAGGCCGATGGCTTCGCCGTCGGCGACACCGTGCTCCACGGGCTCGGCTGGCGGGAGTACGCGCTGTTGGATGCGTCGACCGTCCGGACGGTCGATCCTGCCCTCGCCCCGGTCAGCACGTACCTCGGAGTGCTCGGCATGACCGGGCTCACCGCGTACGCCGGACTGCTCGAGGTTGCCGCGATGCAGCCGGGGGACACCGTCTTCGTCTCTGGTGCGGCCGGTGCGGTGGGCAGCATGGTCGGTCAGATCGCCAAGCTCCGCGGCGCTGGCCGGGTGGTCGGCAGCGCCGGCTCACCGGCCAAGGTCGAGCGGCTGCGGGCGCTCGGCTTCGACGCCGCCTTCGACTACCACGACGGCCCGGTGCTGGACTCGCTGCGCTCCGCCGCGCCGGACGGGATCGACGTCTACTTCGACAACGTGGGCGGCGAGCACCTGGAGGCGGCGATCGGCGCGATGCGGCAGAACGGCCGGGCCGCGATCTGCGGGATGATCGCCCAGTACAACGCGGCTGAGCCGCCGGCTGCCCCGCGCAACCTGGCGATGATCATCAGCAAGCGGCTCACCCTCCGCGGCTTCATCGTCTCCGACTACGGGCAGCTGGGCGAGCAGTTCGTGCAGGAGGTCGGCGGCTGGTTGCGCGACGGGAAGCTCAGCTACGACGAGACGATCATTGACGGCATCGAGAACGCTCCGGCGGCCTTCCTGGGCCTGCTCCGTGGCGAGAACCTCGGCAAGATGCTGGTCCGGGTCTGA
- the priA gene encoding bifunctional 1-(5-phosphoribosyl)-5-((5-phosphoribosylamino)methylideneamino)imidazole-4-carboxamide isomerase/phosphoribosylanthranilate isomerase PriA: MSLTLLPAVDVADGQAVRLVQGAAGSETVYGDPFDAALAWQRDGAEWIHLVDLDAAFGRGSNAELLADVVRRLDVRVELSGGIRDDASLQAALATGAARVNIGTAALEDPQWCDRVCGEYGDRVAIGLDVRGQTLSARGWTRDGGDLWEVLARLDRAGASRYVVTDITKDGTMRGPNLGLLREVCARTNAPVIASGGISTLADLRALAALEPVGVEGVIAGKALYAGAFTVAEALRTLADA, encoded by the coding sequence GTGAGCCTCACGCTGTTGCCCGCCGTTGATGTCGCTGACGGGCAAGCGGTCCGGTTGGTGCAGGGCGCCGCCGGTAGCGAGACCGTCTACGGCGATCCCTTCGACGCCGCGTTGGCCTGGCAGCGGGACGGAGCGGAGTGGATTCACCTGGTTGACCTGGACGCGGCCTTTGGCCGGGGTTCCAACGCGGAGCTGCTCGCCGACGTGGTGCGTCGCCTGGACGTGCGGGTGGAGCTCTCCGGCGGGATCCGCGACGATGCGTCGTTGCAGGCCGCGCTGGCGACCGGGGCCGCTCGGGTCAACATCGGCACCGCCGCGCTGGAGGATCCCCAGTGGTGCGATCGGGTCTGTGGCGAGTACGGCGACCGCGTGGCGATCGGGCTCGACGTCCGGGGGCAGACCCTGTCCGCCCGGGGCTGGACCCGTGACGGCGGCGACCTGTGGGAGGTGCTGGCGCGGCTGGATCGGGCTGGCGCGTCCCGGTACGTGGTCACCGACATCACCAAGGACGGCACCATGCGCGGGCCGAACCTGGGGTTGCTCCGTGAGGTCTGCGCCCGCACCAACGCCCCGGTGATCGCCTCCGGTGGTATCTCCACCCTGGCTGATCTGCGGGCATTGGCGGCTCTGGAGCCGGTCGGGGTGGAGGGCGTCATCGCCGGCAAGGCGCTGTATGCGGGTGCCTTCACCGTGGCTGAGGCGTTACGGACGCTGGCCGACGCCTGA